The Sediminitomix flava genome includes a window with the following:
- a CDS encoding DUF3883 domain-containing protein — MTPVDINEVKEVFDKKKDLYKDNYHEMLGDYNRENETIGGYNGRQILELIQNCDDEEAKRVHIKLDKVNQTISIRNDGTAFSLKGYRSLSISNLSSKLSKKRYIGNKGLGFRSIINWSEYIKIISNDFEVMFSDKARKATFESLFDVVLQKEIREEHGVKDDVYPIPFLSSPTLTASPQGPSFSTTIEVKYKVEYYNDIVSQIKALQPNILLFLRHIESIEFETEEGLQDLQSNKTEHPDYSEQVFSPKELIVVNGEEWEVFSDEQEIELEENDKVEKSFYELKVAVKKGLSDRDSYLHTFFPTQVKLGFPYLVHATLDLDQNRNYLNKTEKNKIVLSHLVKLQTQVAKYFSAKEVDWTPYELLAVEGDENDKLKILGFYDSLKKALRTEAVYPCVDGNYRKCDEVRKISEDFSDLVIENGGAKCFPLLLKSGYGSLPKNTEYIPNLEYPNLIQNVNQFSETISDIATRVEFIGILHSEFPYKKFNFLVDDNNVLIDSSVEVFTPASQGIKIPSYCNISFINTRLYYSLLSKLKLNNTQDKSREFQRSIKNHSNISSYEPTPLNNKIISSTNTYLNEIDSKDGKIEVIREMLSSIYHNYKLRRNQEVELERVNIPLLDSDLAIFKASELYFSDEFLVGQIADDVFSNTQHKDRRRLASLKDLGLENENLEELEKFFKWLGVNEYVIYQHIANYGTYVSAYKSFIKKDRSIRDVDNWIFFRMENILDKMEYPQFILWFFKEELLRNVYNNTSGYVCTNREYNRSIYHHSSISYLKFIANKLILKFDHYLLDDTLKWLGKLNGLDVEYEHELFKKYNISKSQIDYILSNLGAKDEFEDLPIGYVTECIEKVSKKFPQGKNAQTIYKKAVGHFEKNNLPLTKDVLLFADNGENKPTLKAQSEIYFSDKVKIPNKLKSKYPFFHYPLRAGGAKAIQFFKIKDASTLSFDITEHTVSKELTDDFTTLLNKLKPYLLVYRIDHITKSSQQKEEASALNKVNIHLCSKLSYKIKDEAYTLSEYEFIPQEDNNYFIRINGDETLKELRKNQAFLDAFADIICHAFDFKKSRNDFRNCLKDDLDSIKHTVNYQYGEESVQEALKFLNRKDYDVDFWIALTQIADLPIDGIESIEKFIHDKENELGISLKHLSLDEQNCIKYSEALNLLFNSLGLSFDKINQERIKVDFIDEHKKELKSFFEKQESFVRDNIWKFLEERAEEQKDFLDLHHKYSKFESFIDQKSGEVRFVSAIDVKEVLDLYLKEQFPDIVFEEQDIDLEQIRKNNESGFTASECYRLNQSKELRSLIYFSIQLEGIKEVLRELEKENKTVESTVEEASEENVEIVENIDYSIREKKEITKRTSSGPYVPSNSPNSDRIKKQIGDNSEDKVYKKLVEMYGKENVFHISKMNEGAHYDIRYTLPDSDINIYVEVKTLTGGEFYLTEHEKLFGEKHRDNYELWLVEGTKLYPIKDFFKKNHTLTPVNYKVSINIKH; from the coding sequence ATGACACCCGTAGATATCAATGAGGTAAAAGAAGTCTTTGACAAGAAAAAAGATTTATATAAAGATAATTACCATGAAATGCTCGGAGATTACAACCGAGAAAATGAAACCATAGGAGGCTACAATGGAAGACAAATCTTAGAGCTTATCCAAAACTGCGATGATGAAGAGGCTAAAAGGGTTCATATTAAGTTGGATAAGGTTAATCAAACTATTTCGATCCGTAATGACGGAACAGCATTTTCATTGAAAGGTTACCGTTCACTAAGTATTTCTAATCTATCTTCTAAATTATCTAAGAAGAGATATATTGGTAATAAGGGCTTAGGTTTTAGGTCAATCATTAATTGGAGTGAGTACATCAAGATCATTAGTAATGATTTTGAAGTCATGTTTTCCGACAAAGCTAGAAAAGCAACTTTTGAAAGTTTGTTTGATGTAGTGCTACAAAAAGAAATCAGAGAGGAACATGGGGTAAAGGATGATGTATATCCTATTCCTTTCCTATCTTCTCCAACACTAACAGCTTCTCCACAAGGTCCATCTTTTTCAACAACAATAGAGGTTAAGTATAAAGTAGAATATTACAACGATATAGTAAGCCAAATCAAGGCATTACAACCTAATATTTTACTCTTTTTAAGACATATTGAGTCCATAGAATTTGAAACAGAAGAAGGGCTTCAAGACCTACAAAGTAATAAGACAGAACACCCTGATTATAGCGAGCAAGTTTTCTCCCCTAAAGAGCTAATTGTTGTCAATGGTGAAGAATGGGAAGTTTTTTCCGATGAACAGGAGATCGAGTTAGAAGAGAATGATAAAGTAGAAAAGTCTTTCTATGAATTGAAAGTAGCAGTTAAAAAAGGGTTGTCTGATAGGGATTCATATTTACATACGTTCTTTCCTACACAAGTAAAATTAGGTTTTCCTTACCTTGTTCACGCTACACTTGATCTAGATCAGAACCGAAATTATCTGAACAAAACAGAAAAGAATAAAATTGTTCTTAGTCATCTCGTGAAATTGCAGACACAGGTCGCAAAATATTTTTCAGCAAAAGAAGTGGATTGGACTCCTTATGAATTGTTGGCAGTAGAAGGTGATGAAAATGACAAACTAAAAATATTAGGTTTCTATGATTCACTAAAGAAGGCTCTGAGAACAGAAGCAGTTTATCCTTGTGTAGATGGAAATTATAGAAAATGCGATGAGGTAAGAAAAATAAGTGAGGATTTTTCGGATTTAGTCATAGAAAATGGTGGCGCAAAATGTTTTCCTCTTTTATTGAAATCGGGATATGGTTCGTTGCCTAAGAACACAGAATATATTCCTAATTTGGAGTACCCAAACCTAATACAAAACGTTAATCAATTTAGTGAAACAATCTCTGATATAGCTACTAGAGTTGAGTTCATTGGTATTCTTCACAGTGAATTCCCTTATAAGAAATTTAATTTTTTGGTGGATGATAATAATGTGCTTATTGATTCATCAGTAGAGGTTTTTACGCCTGCTTCACAAGGCATAAAAATTCCCAGTTATTGTAATATTAGCTTCATTAATACGCGGCTATATTATAGTCTGTTAAGCAAGTTGAAACTCAATAATACACAAGATAAATCTAGGGAGTTTCAGCGTAGCATAAAGAATCATAGTAATATATCTTCTTATGAACCAACACCACTCAATAATAAGATTATTTCATCAACCAATACTTATTTAAATGAAATAGATAGTAAAGATGGAAAAATAGAAGTGATTAGAGAGATGTTATCGTCTATATATCACAATTATAAACTGAGGAGAAATCAAGAAGTAGAGCTAGAGAGAGTTAATATACCATTGCTTGATAGTGATTTAGCAATCTTTAAAGCATCAGAGCTTTATTTTTCAGATGAGTTTCTTGTTGGGCAAATAGCTGATGATGTATTTAGCAATACTCAGCATAAAGATCGTAGAAGATTAGCCTCTTTAAAAGACTTAGGGCTTGAAAATGAAAACTTAGAAGAGCTAGAGAAGTTTTTTAAATGGTTGGGGGTAAATGAGTATGTTATTTATCAACATATAGCGAATTATGGTACTTACGTATCTGCATACAAGTCTTTCATAAAGAAAGATAGAAGTATTAGAGATGTAGATAATTGGATATTTTTCAGAATGGAAAATATTTTAGATAAAATGGAATATCCGCAGTTTATTCTTTGGTTTTTTAAAGAAGAACTGCTTAGAAATGTGTATAATAATACTTCTGGGTATGTTTGTACTAATCGTGAATATAATAGAAGTATTTATCACCATTCATCAATTTCGTATTTAAAATTTATAGCTAATAAACTGATATTAAAGTTTGATCATTATTTGTTAGATGACACTCTCAAATGGTTAGGGAAATTAAATGGTTTAGATGTAGAGTATGAACACGAGTTATTTAAAAAGTACAATATAAGCAAGAGTCAAATAGATTATATACTATCGAATTTGGGTGCAAAAGATGAATTTGAAGATTTACCTATTGGTTATGTAACGGAATGTATAGAAAAAGTAAGTAAGAAATTTCCTCAAGGGAAAAATGCCCAAACCATATATAAAAAAGCAGTTGGTCATTTTGAGAAAAATAACTTACCACTAACAAAAGATGTATTATTATTCGCTGATAATGGTGAAAATAAGCCTACTTTAAAAGCCCAAAGTGAGATTTACTTTAGTGACAAAGTCAAGATTCCGAATAAGCTAAAATCAAAGTATCCTTTTTTCCATTATCCTTTACGTGCAGGAGGAGCTAAAGCTATTCAATTTTTCAAAATAAAGGATGCGTCAACTTTATCGTTTGACATTACTGAGCATACAGTAAGTAAAGAATTGACAGATGATTTCACTACTCTATTAAATAAGCTGAAACCATATTTGTTGGTTTATAGAATCGATCATATCACAAAATCATCTCAACAAAAAGAGGAGGCTTCTGCTTTAAACAAGGTCAATATTCATCTCTGCTCAAAACTGAGTTATAAAATTAAAGATGAAGCATATACCCTTAGTGAATACGAATTTATACCTCAAGAAGACAATAACTATTTTATCAGAATTAATGGGGATGAAACCTTAAAAGAACTTAGAAAGAACCAAGCTTTTTTAGATGCTTTTGCTGATATAATCTGCCATGCTTTTGATTTTAAAAAGAGCAGAAATGATTTTAGGAATTGCCTAAAGGATGATCTAGATAGTATCAAACATACCGTCAATTACCAATATGGTGAAGAAAGTGTTCAAGAAGCTTTAAAATTCTTGAATCGAAAGGATTATGATGTGGATTTTTGGATTGCTTTAACTCAAATTGCGGATCTCCCAATTGATGGTATAGAGAGTATAGAAAAGTTTATTCATGATAAAGAAAATGAGTTAGGTATATCATTGAAACATCTTTCCTTAGATGAGCAAAATTGTATCAAGTACAGCGAAGCGTTAAACTTATTATTTAATTCTTTAGGGCTGTCATTTGACAAAATTAATCAGGAACGTATAAAAGTGGATTTCATTGATGAGCATAAAAAGGAGTTAAAATCATTTTTTGAGAAGCAAGAGTCTTTTGTTAGGGATAATATTTGGAAGTTTTTAGAAGAGAGAGCAGAAGAACAAAAGGACTTTCTAGATTTACACCACAAGTACAGTAAGTTTGAAAGTTTCATTGATCAAAAATCGGGTGAAGTTAGGTTTGTATCGGCAATAGACGTTAAGGAGGTTTTAGACCTTTATTTAAAAGAGCAATTCCCTGATATAGTATTTGAAGAACAGGATATAGATTTAGAGCAAATTAGAAAAAATAATGAATCTGGATTTACAGCTAGTGAATGCTATCGTTTGAACCAAAGTAAGGAACTAAGGAGTTTAATATATTTTTCAATTCAGTTAGAAGGCATTAAAGAGGTACTTAGAGAGCTAGAAAAAGAAAATAAAACAGTAGAATCAACTGTTGAAGAAGCCTCAGAAGAGAATGTGGAAATAGTCGAAAACATTGATTACAGCATAAGAGAAAAGAAAGAGATAACCAAAAGAACTTCTTCGGGACCTTACGTTCCTTCAAACTCCCCAAATAGTGATCGTATTAAAAAGCAAATTGGAGACAACTCAGAAGATAAGGTTTATAAGAAGCTTGTTGAAATGTATGGAAAGGAAAATGTTTTTCATATATCCAAGATGAATGAGGGAGCTCATTATGATATAAGATATACACTCCCTGACTCTGATATCAACATTTATGTAGAAGTGAAGACCTTAACAGGAGGAGAGTTCTATCTTACCGAGCATGAAAAGCTCTTTGGAGAAAAGCACAGAGATAACTATGAACTGTGGTTAGTAGAAGGAACGAAATTATATCCTATAAAAGATTTTTTTAAGAAGAATCACACACTAACCCCTGTGAACTATAAAGTTTCTATTAATATTAAACATTGA
- a CDS encoding HIRAN domain-containing protein, with protein sequence MFNWNSSYLKREKDNPYNAKAIAIYFEDYKLGFVPRNENDELSKFCDQGYSKVFEVRINRFPPEEHPENQISIVVHLMHFKDL encoded by the coding sequence ATGTTCAATTGGAACAGTTCTTACTTGAAAAGAGAAAAGGACAATCCTTATAATGCAAAAGCCATTGCGATCTATTTTGAAGATTACAAACTAGGCTTTGTTCCTAGAAATGAAAATGATGAACTATCCAAGTTCTGCGATCAAGGCTACTCCAAAGTTTTCGAGGTTCGTATCAATCGTTTTCCTCCCGAAGAACACCCCGAAAATCAAATTAGTATAGTTGTACATTTGATGCATTTTAAAGACCTATAA
- a CDS encoding Eco57I restriction-modification methylase domain-containing protein, translating into MSFTAINIQGNIISGEILDRIAKEEDYKFQKPKDFGFIDSEELREEIGNAWHDARHQYQRFKRKEAKLLESNSAISETKLWVLSFLGNLGYVSENATAETIHEKKYAISHRDKDLGEFPIHIVGWRTSLDKKQERTADNRSPHALVQEYLNYTEHLYGLVTNGKQLRLLRDATRLAKLSFLEFDLEKIMEEELYAEFALLYRVLHKTRAPQQKGEGEDSYWEKYHIDALESGSRIREKLSAAVETSIIELANGFLKHEQNTALRAELANKKIDEGAFYLSLLRMVYRMLFLMVTEERNLIFPKPNGEGDQYAQMREIYYRYYSLSRIKKLVEQKHFIAKYHHDLWESLKTCFAIFESQTYAEKLGLRALSSGLFSPNALGVLAEVKLSNEVFLKVLSNLSYFENEKKQLVRVNFSDLDVEEFGSVYEGLLEYKPAFVEESGHPKFQFVKGDDRSSSGSHYTPEELVKPLIKHSLAYQIEDRLEKPQDFIAESSRTKSKAEQQEEALLGLKVCDVACGSGHILLSAARRIAFDLAVVRTQEEQPNPTALRTAVRDVIRHCIYGVDLNPLAVELCKVALWLEAHNPNEPLNFLDHHIKCGNAIVGLAHADELKNGIADEAFKKLAGDDKEVIKEFSTRNKQQRKNRGQLQTFDVSKTSIPLKEVLEKHKEIVAMPESTPEEIQAKEQAYYAFAESEHARKIQILADLQIAQFFIPKTDEHRRELTTDSDYYQFLQGKKVLQGQGVAKAMALGEQKHFFHWFLEFPQVMAKGGFDCILGNPPFLGGQMLSGNFGLQFVEFIKHYYAPIDTVNLVTYFFRRNFDLISENKFISLISTDAISDGKNRAGGLEVICGNKGEINFALKNIVWPGDDANLEVSLISIYKGKFNGVKYLDKENVNQINPDLSSSNNYIKPFQLKQNKNKSFQGPILLGDGFVLSKKEADSLISVNDNNRDVIQPYQNGSELNSNIYQETTRYAINFFDWAQEQAENYTECFEIVKNKVLPFRKTTLGKKEVLNSRDKRVLEQYWKYEAPRPSLYSKLKNVKRYFRISTGGTKYVVFAPSSEEIVFSHTIAIIALESFYFFGFLSSSIYDHWAWSNCRKKGGATLRYAPTTAFETFPFIDKDNFENHNFIENISEVYSNSRNELMHLIQLGLTKTYNQFHNPRLTSEVELLKKADFEKQYGKETWNLYNHLEVNKAGKVSYQEAVPMIEELRLLHKEMDQAVLEAYGWGDIQLRHDFYEVEYLPENDRIRYTIHPEARKEVLKRLLLLNHERYEEEVAQGLHTKGKKKTATKPKPKATAKATKKASTPPQATGDLFGGTATQTNIQKEVTIGSRVVIRNLQTKNEMKVTLSAEQNPTPYDLFGHQNLKITSQMALAMLNRKAGSKFRVGDAEWEILRVE; encoded by the coding sequence ATGAGCTTTACAGCAATCAATATACAAGGCAATATCATTTCGGGAGAAATCTTAGATCGTATTGCCAAAGAAGAAGATTATAAATTTCAGAAACCGAAAGACTTTGGTTTTATCGATTCGGAAGAACTAAGGGAAGAAATCGGTAATGCTTGGCACGATGCACGTCATCAGTACCAAAGATTCAAGCGAAAAGAAGCAAAACTCTTAGAATCAAACTCGGCAATTTCAGAAACCAAACTTTGGGTGCTTTCTTTTCTCGGAAACTTGGGCTATGTCTCTGAGAATGCAACAGCCGAAACCATTCATGAAAAGAAATACGCCATTTCTCATCGAGATAAGGACTTGGGAGAGTTCCCGATTCATATTGTAGGATGGCGAACAAGCTTGGATAAAAAGCAAGAAAGAACAGCTGACAATCGTTCTCCTCATGCTTTGGTACAAGAGTATTTGAACTATACTGAACACTTGTATGGCTTGGTAACCAATGGCAAGCAATTGAGGTTACTAAGAGATGCGACTCGATTAGCAAAACTCTCTTTCTTGGAGTTCGACCTAGAGAAGATCATGGAAGAAGAACTCTATGCGGAGTTTGCCTTGCTTTACCGAGTACTGCATAAAACAAGAGCACCACAGCAAAAAGGAGAAGGAGAAGATTCATATTGGGAAAAATACCATATTGATGCCCTGGAATCAGGTTCTAGAATACGAGAAAAACTCTCTGCGGCAGTAGAAACCTCCATTATTGAACTTGCCAATGGTTTTCTGAAGCATGAGCAGAATACAGCATTAAGAGCAGAGCTTGCCAACAAGAAAATTGACGAAGGAGCCTTTTACCTTTCGTTGCTCCGAATGGTTTATCGTATGCTCTTTTTGATGGTGACCGAAGAACGCAATCTGATCTTCCCTAAACCAAATGGAGAAGGTGATCAGTATGCCCAAATGCGAGAGATTTACTATCGTTATTATTCCCTGTCTCGTATCAAAAAATTGGTAGAGCAGAAGCATTTTATAGCCAAGTACCATCATGACCTTTGGGAAAGCTTGAAAACCTGTTTCGCTATTTTTGAATCACAGACATATGCCGAAAAGCTAGGCTTAAGAGCCTTGTCTTCGGGCTTGTTTAGCCCAAATGCTTTAGGCGTACTTGCAGAGGTAAAGCTCTCCAATGAAGTCTTTTTGAAAGTCCTATCCAATCTCTCTTATTTTGAGAATGAGAAAAAACAGCTCGTTAGGGTGAATTTCTCTGACTTGGATGTAGAAGAATTTGGTTCGGTCTACGAAGGTTTGCTAGAATACAAGCCAGCATTTGTAGAAGAAAGCGGACACCCTAAATTCCAATTTGTCAAAGGCGATGATCGTTCTTCTTCGGGTTCACACTATACGCCAGAGGAGTTGGTAAAACCACTGATCAAACATTCATTGGCTTACCAAATTGAAGATCGATTAGAGAAACCTCAAGACTTTATAGCAGAAAGTAGCCGTACAAAATCAAAGGCGGAACAACAGGAAGAAGCCTTGTTAGGGCTAAAAGTTTGTGATGTAGCTTGTGGTAGTGGACATATTTTATTGTCTGCGGCTAGACGTATTGCTTTTGATTTAGCAGTGGTACGTACCCAAGAAGAACAGCCCAATCCTACGGCATTGCGTACAGCAGTAAGGGATGTGATTCGTCATTGTATTTATGGGGTAGACTTAAACCCTTTGGCAGTAGAGTTGTGTAAAGTTGCCCTTTGGCTAGAGGCACATAACCCAAATGAACCGCTTAACTTCTTAGATCACCATATCAAATGCGGAAATGCAATTGTTGGTTTGGCACATGCCGATGAACTGAAAAACGGCATTGCAGACGAAGCCTTTAAAAAGCTTGCAGGCGATGATAAAGAGGTGATAAAAGAGTTTTCGACAAGAAATAAACAACAGCGCAAAAACAGGGGACAGCTCCAAACCTTTGATGTGAGCAAAACTTCTATTCCGCTAAAGGAAGTACTCGAAAAGCATAAGGAAATTGTAGCTATGCCCGAAAGTACACCAGAAGAAATACAAGCCAAAGAACAGGCGTATTATGCTTTTGCAGAAAGTGAGCATGCTAGAAAAATTCAAATCCTTGCCGATTTGCAAATTGCACAGTTCTTTATCCCGAAAACGGATGAACACAGAAGAGAACTAACCACAGATAGCGACTATTACCAATTCTTACAAGGCAAAAAAGTCCTGCAAGGACAAGGTGTAGCCAAGGCAATGGCATTGGGTGAACAAAAGCACTTTTTCCATTGGTTCTTGGAGTTCCCTCAAGTAATGGCGAAGGGTGGTTTTGACTGTATTTTAGGGAATCCTCCTTTCTTGGGAGGGCAGATGTTGAGTGGTAATTTTGGGTTGCAGTTTGTTGAATTTATCAAACATTATTATGCACCAATTGATACTGTAAATTTAGTGACTTATTTTTTTAGGAGGAATTTTGATCTTATTTCTGAAAATAAATTTATTTCACTCATTTCTACGGATGCTATTTCAGATGGGAAGAACCGTGCAGGGGGGTTAGAAGTGATATGTGGAAATAAAGGTGAAATAAATTTTGCACTTAAGAATATTGTATGGCCTGGTGATGATGCTAACCTTGAAGTTTCATTAATTTCCATTTATAAAGGGAAGTTTAATGGAGTGAAATATTTAGATAAAGAAAATGTTAATCAGATAAATCCAGACTTGAGTTCGTCAAATAATTATATTAAACCATTTCAGCTTAAGCAAAATAAAAATAAGAGTTTTCAAGGTCCAATATTATTAGGAGATGGATTCGTTTTGAGTAAAAAAGAAGCTGACTCATTAATTAGTGTTAATGATAATAATAGAGATGTTATTCAGCCTTATCAAAATGGAAGTGAATTAAATAGTAATATATATCAAGAAACAACAAGGTATGCAATAAACTTTTTTGATTGGGCACAAGAACAGGCCGAAAATTATACTGAATGCTTTGAAATCGTAAAAAATAAAGTATTACCATTCAGAAAAACAACATTAGGAAAAAAAGAAGTCTTAAACTCTAGAGATAAGAGAGTTTTAGAGCAATACTGGAAGTATGAGGCTCCTAGGCCATCATTATATAGCAAACTTAAAAATGTAAAGAGGTATTTTAGAATTTCTACAGGAGGAACAAAATATGTTGTCTTTGCACCTTCTAGTGAAGAAATTGTTTTCTCACATACCATCGCAATTATTGCTTTAGAGAGTTTTTACTTTTTTGGTTTTTTAAGCTCTTCAATTTATGACCATTGGGCGTGGTCGAATTGTAGAAAAAAGGGTGGGGCAACACTGAGATATGCACCAACGACGGCTTTTGAAACATTTCCGTTTATAGACAAAGATAATTTTGAGAATCATAATTTTATAGAAAATATTTCAGAAGTTTATAGTAATAGCAGAAATGAATTGATGCATCTTATACAATTAGGTCTCACCAAAACCTACAACCAATTCCATAATCCACGCTTAACTTCAGAGGTAGAATTACTGAAAAAGGCAGATTTTGAAAAGCAGTACGGTAAAGAAACATGGAATCTCTATAATCATTTGGAAGTCAATAAAGCGGGAAAAGTCAGCTATCAAGAAGCTGTTCCAATGATAGAAGAATTACGCCTTCTACACAAAGAAATGGATCAAGCCGTATTGGAAGCTTATGGTTGGGGAGATATACAACTCAGACATGATTTTTATGAGGTAGAGTATCTTCCAGAAAACGATAGAATACGCTATACCATACACCCCGAAGCTAGAAAAGAAGTCCTCAAACGTCTGCTACTGCTCAATCATGAGCGATATGAAGAGGAAGTAGCACAAGGGCTTCATACAAAAGGGAAAAAGAAGACCGCTACAAAACCAAAACCAAAAGCAACAGCCAAAGCCACCAAAAAAGCAAGTACGCCACCACAGGCAACAGGCGATCTTTTTGGCGGTACAGCCACCCAAACCAATATCCAAAAAGAGGTGACTATTGGCAGTCGTGTAGTAATCCGTAATCTCCAAACTAAAAATGAGATGAAGGTCACGCTCTCCGCAGAACAAAACCCAACACCTTATGACCTGTTCGGACACCAAAACTTAAAGATTACTTCTCAAATGGCACTCGCAATGCTCAATCGAAAAGCAGGCAGTAAGTTCCGTGTAGGAGATGCCGAATGGGAGATTTTGAGGGTGGAGTAA
- a CDS encoding PriCT-2 domain-containing protein, with amino-acid sequence MSFVKNNIPTATQSNKPQHIATVIKDVANEIKVNISTEESIEYIVSYIERNQLDITDGYDNWLNIGFALVDALGENGRDYFHRISNFNSSYEFSECEDQYNKCLNSTGNGIRVNTLFHLAYEGGVPKKQQLEQQQRLVINFFIITIDKNGNQKISIDAFLFICFLKAMGFFRISTTKNERQFVRVLRNIIAAIEVDDIIAIIIEKVFKNYKEINGLTEQEMFNAFCSKPKFSSENFFAQLNPDREFKLMKDDKNTSFIFFKNGFLEIKDSGISFKDYSSMNGYIWEEQIIPHEFDSRYLENIDSIFDRSAFAKFIVLISEGYVNSNRELKQILNPRGNRIQALMSAIGYSLHGFFETKMKAIALTDSSLSDGANGRTGKTLVSKGIAEIRPTSDISGKDFQSSNNHRFQKIKRNDQVVTFNDLKNDFELESIYTGITEGYEVNPKGKQPYNVLAKTLITSNKTLRLDGSSDRDRVYEFEVTNYFSEDYHPEHEFGQWFFGKNWANSEWQYFFVTMALCLQVYLRNGLIKAQNPHLQLRKLKEETNREFLLWVQDQEDRLKFYGSNNTLESFVEEFPDYSNLAIRTFQKWCEAYANHIPDAEFRKNQRHEKMRGFSFKRGTPPKFE; translated from the coding sequence ATGAGTTTTGTAAAAAATAATATTCCTACTGCAACTCAAAGCAACAAACCGCAACACATTGCAACAGTCATCAAAGATGTAGCTAATGAAATAAAAGTCAATATATCTACTGAAGAAAGTATTGAATATATCGTTTCATACATAGAGCGAAATCAACTTGACATCACAGATGGTTATGACAATTGGCTTAATATCGGTTTTGCATTGGTTGACGCTTTAGGTGAAAATGGAAGAGATTATTTTCACCGCATAAGTAATTTTAATAGTAGTTACGAGTTTTCAGAGTGTGAAGATCAATACAACAAATGTCTCAACTCAACTGGAAATGGAATCAGGGTAAACACCTTATTCCACTTGGCTTATGAAGGAGGCGTACCAAAGAAGCAACAGCTAGAGCAACAACAACGGCTAGTGATTAATTTCTTTATTATAACTATTGATAAAAATGGTAATCAAAAAATTTCAATTGATGCTTTTCTATTTATATGTTTTCTTAAAGCGATGGGCTTTTTCAGAATTAGTACGACTAAAAATGAACGTCAATTTGTTAGAGTACTTCGAAATATAATTGCAGCTATTGAAGTAGATGACATCATTGCTATCATTATTGAAAAGGTTTTTAAAAATTATAAAGAAATCAATGGACTAACTGAGCAAGAAATGTTTAATGCTTTTTGCTCCAAACCTAAATTTAGTAGTGAAAACTTCTTTGCTCAATTAAACCCTGATCGAGAATTCAAATTGATGAAAGATGATAAAAACACCTCATTTATCTTCTTTAAAAACGGTTTTCTTGAGATTAAAGATAGTGGAATTAGCTTTAAAGATTATTCAAGTATGAATGGTTATATCTGGGAAGAGCAAATAATACCACATGAGTTTGATTCTAGATACCTAGAAAATATTGATTCGATCTTTGATCGTTCAGCTTTTGCCAAATTTATTGTACTTATCTCAGAAGGTTATGTCAATAGTAATCGAGAATTAAAACAAATATTAAACCCTAGAGGAAATCGAATTCAAGCACTAATGTCTGCTATCGGTTATTCTCTTCATGGGTTCTTTGAAACCAAAATGAAAGCAATAGCACTCACTGACAGTAGCTTATCAGATGGAGCTAATGGGCGAACTGGTAAAACACTTGTTTCCAAAGGTATCGCTGAAATCCGTCCTACGTCAGACATTAGTGGTAAAGATTTTCAAAGCTCTAACAACCACCGTTTTCAGAAAATTAAGCGTAATGACCAGGTAGTTACCTTTAATGATTTGAAAAATGATTTTGAACTAGAATCAATCTATACAGGTATCACCGAAGGGTATGAGGTAAACCCTAAAGGGAAACAACCCTATAATGTTCTTGCAAAAACTCTAATAACGAGCAACAAAACACTAAGACTTGATGGAAGTTCAGACCGGGATAGAGTTTACGAATTTGAGGTGACGAATTACTTTTCAGAAGATTACCATCCAGAACACGAATTTGGACAATGGTTTTTTGGTAAAAATTGGGCTAATTCTGAATGGCAATATTTCTTTGTTACAATGGCTTTATGTCTTCAGGTATACCTTCGTAATGGTTTAATAAAAGCTCAAAATCCACACCTACAACTCCGAAAACTTAAAGAGGAAACCAATCGAGAATTTTTACTTTGGGTTCAAGACCAAGAAGATCGATTGAAGTTTTATGGTTCGAATAATACTCTAGAAAGTTTCGTAGAAGAATTTCCTGATTACAGCAACTTAGCCATTCGTACTTTTCAAAAATGGTGCGAAGCCTATGCAAATCATATTCCTGATGCAGAATTCAGAAAAAATCAACGACATGAAAAAATGAGAGGCTTCTCTTTCAAGCGTGGTACTCCTCCAAAATTTGAATAG